One Campylobacterota bacterium DNA segment encodes these proteins:
- the dapA gene encoding 4-hydroxy-tetrahydrodipicolinate synthase gives MNIVTGSTTALITPFKNGKLDEQKYAELIRRQIDNGIDAVCPVGTTGESAMLSYDEDRRCMEIAVEVCRGTGAKVLAGAGSNSTAEAVEAAKMARECGVDAFFSVAPYYVKPSQEGLYQHYKTIAEAVSDLPMMLYNVPGRTVVDISADTVIRLFDDVPNIYGIKEATGSIERSIELLSRRPDLKVFSGDDAIDYAILSCGGAGITSVTSNLLPDLKAQLVSKALSGDLAGAKTLNDALYPINKALFLESNPIMIKAAMYVAGLIDTLEYRLPLVAPSKENLKRLEEVMKNYTIKGA, from the coding sequence ATGAACATCGTAACCGGAAGCACCACCGCACTGATCACCCCGTTCAAAAACGGGAAACTCGACGAACAGAAATACGCCGAGCTGATCCGGAGACAAATCGATAACGGGATCGACGCCGTCTGCCCGGTCGGAACGACGGGAGAGAGCGCGATGCTCTCTTACGACGAAGACCGCCGCTGCATGGAGATCGCCGTCGAAGTGTGCCGGGGAACCGGTGCGAAAGTGCTCGCCGGGGCGGGGAGCAACTCGACCGCCGAAGCCGTCGAAGCGGCAAAAATGGCACGCGAGTGCGGTGTAGACGCTTTCTTCTCCGTTGCCCCCTATTACGTCAAACCTTCGCAGGAAGGGCTCTACCAACACTACAAAACCATCGCCGAAGCGGTCAGCGATCTGCCCATGATGCTCTACAATGTTCCCGGACGCACCGTGGTCGATATCAGCGCCGACACCGTAATCCGGCTGTTCGACGACGTCCCCAACATCTACGGGATCAAAGAGGCGACGGGGAGCATCGAACGGAGCATCGAGCTCCTCTCCCGCCGCCCCGATCTGAAAGTTTTCAGCGGGGACGATGCGATCGATTACGCCATCCTTTCGTGCGGCGGAGCCGGGATCACGTCGGTCACCTCCAACCTGCTGCCCGACCTGAAAGCGCAACTCGTTTCCAAAGCCCTCTCGGGTGATCTTGCGGGGGCCAAAACCCTCAATGACGCCCTTTATCCGATCAATAAAGCCCTCTTTTTGGAATCCAATCCGATCATGATCAAGGCGGCGATGTACGTCGCGGGGCTGATCGATACGCTCGAATACCGTCTCCCCCTCGTCGCACCGAGTAAAGAGAACCTCAAACGCCTCGAAGAGGTGATGAAAAACTACACCATTAAAGGAGCCTAA
- the cysS gene encoding cysteine--tRNA ligase, protein MTIYDSVQKTKLPFQPQQEGKVSLYVCGPTVYDDAHLGHAKSALVFDLLRRVLEAEGYDVTFARNITDIDDKIINKALESGLSTAEIAERYTRAYHRDMAAIGVKAPTLEPKATESIGAMCAMIQKLLDTGHAYRIGNGDIYFDTRSDRGYLSLSNRQSSENVSRVEKVSEKRHEADFALWKAVTDGGIAFDSPFGPGRPGWHLECSAMIESYLAREGTPYAIDIHGGGADLLFPHHENEAAQTRCATNRELARYWMHNGFVTIGGEKMSKSLGNSFFLKDALRAYNGEVIRFYLLSTHYRGDFNFNEEDLIASKKRLDRLYRLKKRLFGISGAASNPEFKTALLEALGDDLNVSKAYALIDELIAAANEKLDADPKDKAYRQNLLGSLAVIEEVMGFGAQNPFEYFQFGLDEATKAKIDALIGQRSEAKKAKDFAVSDAIRDELTAMGVMIMDTASGTFWEMQG, encoded by the coding sequence ATGACTATCTACGACAGCGTTCAGAAAACAAAACTTCCGTTCCAACCCCAGCAGGAGGGAAAAGTATCCCTCTACGTCTGCGGCCCCACCGTCTACGACGACGCCCACCTGGGACATGCGAAAAGCGCCCTCGTCTTCGACCTGCTGCGCCGCGTCCTCGAAGCAGAGGGGTACGACGTGACCTTTGCGCGCAACATCACCGACATCGACGACAAAATCATCAATAAAGCACTCGAATCGGGGCTTTCCACCGCCGAAATCGCCGAGCGGTATACCCGGGCGTATCACCGCGACATGGCCGCAATCGGGGTGAAGGCTCCTACGCTGGAACCCAAAGCGACCGAATCGATCGGCGCGATGTGCGCGATGATCCAAAAACTGCTCGACACCGGCCACGCCTACCGGATCGGCAACGGCGACATCTATTTCGACACCCGAAGCGATCGGGGCTACCTCTCCCTCTCCAACCGCCAAAGCAGCGAAAACGTGAGCCGCGTCGAAAAAGTGAGCGAAAAACGCCACGAAGCCGATTTCGCCCTCTGGAAAGCGGTGACCGACGGCGGAATCGCGTTCGATTCCCCCTTCGGACCCGGACGCCCGGGATGGCATCTGGAATGTTCGGCGATGATCGAATCCTACCTCGCCCGCGAGGGGACCCCCTATGCGATCGACATCCACGGCGGCGGTGCGGATCTGCTCTTCCCCCACCATGAAAACGAAGCCGCGCAGACGCGCTGCGCGACCAACCGCGAACTGGCCCGCTACTGGATGCACAACGGATTCGTAACGATCGGCGGGGAAAAAATGTCCAAAAGCCTCGGAAACAGCTTTTTCCTCAAAGACGCGCTGAGAGCCTATAACGGCGAAGTGATCCGTTTTTACCTCCTCAGTACCCACTACCGCGGCGATTTCAACTTCAACGAAGAGGACCTCATCGCTTCCAAAAAGCGGCTTGACCGCCTTTACCGCCTCAAAAAGCGCCTCTTCGGTATCAGCGGCGCGGCATCGAACCCCGAATTCAAAACCGCCCTTCTCGAAGCGCTGGGGGACGATCTGAACGTTTCCAAAGCCTACGCCCTCATCGACGAACTGATCGCCGCGGCAAACGAAAAACTCGATGCCGATCCCAAAGACAAAGCCTACCGGCAAAACCTTCTGGGTTCGCTCGCGGTAATCGAAGAGGTGATGGGATTCGGGGCTCAAAATCCGTTCGAATACTTCCAGTTCGGTCTCGATGAAGCGACCAAAGCGAAAATCGACGCACTGATCGGGCAGCGAAGCGAAGCGAAAAAAGCGAAAGATTTCGCTGTTTCCGACGCAATCCGCGACGAGCTGACCGCGATGGGGGTAATGATTATGGATACCGCTTCGGGAACCTTCTGGGAGATGCAGGGGTGA
- the rseP gene encoding RIP metalloprotease RseP: MSWIVALLVLSALIFFHELGHYVAARYFGVYVEVFSIGFGKKVASFTWLGTRWQLSAIPLGGYVKMKGQDDTDPTALSSDDDSYNTKKPWQRIVILLAGPLANFALAWAFYYAIALGGPQALSPVVGKVVADSPAQTAGIRQGDRILAINGDPIATWNELSDIIKASSAPLSLQVERGNSVYFLSVTPRIAESKNLFKETIRQPMVGIAPSGEVHTLRLSAVESLAYATQETYAASLLIFQSVQKLITGVVPAQEIGGVVSIVSITADATAYGWMSLCFFAALISVNLGVLNLLPIPALDGGHIMFNLYEMVLRKAPSEEAVYRLTLGGWVLLLGLMGLGLYNDITRMMQ; the protein is encoded by the coding sequence ATGTCGTGGATCGTCGCCCTACTCGTCCTTTCGGCCCTCATTTTTTTCCACGAACTGGGCCACTACGTCGCGGCGCGCTATTTCGGCGTCTACGTCGAGGTATTCAGCATCGGATTCGGGAAAAAAGTCGCTTCGTTCACGTGGCTGGGGACCCGTTGGCAACTCTCGGCGATCCCGCTGGGCGGATACGTCAAGATGAAAGGCCAGGACGATACCGATCCCACGGCACTGAGTAGCGACGACGACAGTTACAATACCAAAAAACCCTGGCAGCGGATCGTGATCCTCCTCGCCGGTCCGTTGGCCAATTTCGCCCTAGCCTGGGCGTTTTATTATGCGATCGCTCTGGGAGGGCCGCAAGCACTCTCCCCGGTCGTCGGCAAAGTCGTCGCCGACTCTCCCGCCCAAACGGCGGGCATCCGGCAGGGGGACCGCATTCTTGCGATCAACGGCGATCCGATCGCGACGTGGAACGAACTTTCCGACATCATCAAAGCTTCTTCCGCCCCGCTGAGCCTTCAGGTCGAACGGGGAAATTCGGTCTATTTCCTCAGCGTCACCCCCCGTATCGCGGAGAGCAAAAACCTTTTCAAAGAGACGATCCGCCAGCCGATGGTAGGAATAGCCCCCTCCGGCGAAGTGCATACGCTGCGGCTTTCCGCTGTCGAATCGCTCGCTTACGCCACCCAAGAGACCTATGCCGCATCGCTGCTGATTTTCCAGAGCGTCCAAAAACTCATCACCGGTGTCGTCCCCGCGCAGGAGATCGGAGGGGTGGTCAGCATCGTTTCGATCACGGCCGACGCGACGGCGTACGGATGGATGAGCCTGTGCTTTTTCGCCGCACTCATTTCGGTCAACCTGGGGGTGCTCAATCTCCTCCCGATCCCGGCGCTTGACGGGGGGCACATCATGTTCAATCTCTACGAAATGGTTCTCCGTAAAGCCCCGAGCGAAGAGGCCGTTTACCGCCTCACCCTCGGGGGATGGGTCTTATTGCTGGGGCTGATGGGGCTGGGGCTCTATAACGACATTACAAGGATGATGCAATGA
- the pgsA gene encoding CDP-diacylglycerol--glycerol-3-phosphate 3-phosphatidyltransferase, with the protein MINLPNILAFIRLLIAPVMFWIILNPQVFTDAGWHVSWSYYAAALLFVIASATDFFDGYIARELDQITITGQILDPLADKMLTLAAFLGLMMSGAASAWAIYIIIVRELFITGLRTLSLSEGIDVSASLAGKVKTVAQMIAIGFLLMHWPFADVLLWIAVALTVYSGIEYLVGFAKAYKGKM; encoded by the coding sequence GTGATCAATCTCCCCAACATTCTGGCGTTCATCCGCCTCCTCATCGCTCCGGTGATGTTCTGGATCATCCTCAACCCACAGGTGTTTACCGACGCGGGCTGGCATGTCAGCTGGAGCTATTACGCCGCGGCGCTGCTGTTCGTCATCGCCAGCGCTACCGATTTTTTCGACGGCTACATCGCACGTGAACTCGATCAGATCACGATTACGGGGCAGATCCTCGATCCCCTCGCCGACAAGATGCTCACCCTTGCCGCTTTTCTGGGACTCATGATGAGCGGTGCCGCATCGGCGTGGGCAATCTACATCATCATCGTCCGCGAACTTTTCATCACGGGGCTGCGTACCCTTTCTCTCTCCGAGGGAATCGACGTGAGCGCCTCCTTAGCCGGGAAAGTCAAAACCGTAGCGCAGATGATCGCCATCGGCTTTTTGCTGATGCACTGGCCTTTTGCCGACGTTCTCCTCTGGATAGCGGTCGCCCTCACCGTCTATTCCGGGATTGAATACCTCGTCGGTTTCGCCAAAGCCTACAAAGGGAAAATGTAA
- a CDS encoding pitrilysin family protein, whose protein sequence is MASSLPRYETRTLPNGLQVVAIPMENGTNVISTDIFYKVGSRNEVMGKTGIAHMLEHMNFKSTKNLKAGEFDEEVKSIGGLNNASTGFDFTHYYIKSSSENLPKSLSLFAELMQNLNLKDDEFQPERNVVAEERRWRTDNNPMGYLYFRLFNTAYVYHPYHWTPIGFMNDIQTWTLEDIRSFHETYYQPANAILVVTGDIEPARVFAEAEKHFGSITNARTVPSVKTVEPAQDGARRVEVHKESEVEMLALSFPIPDFRHADQPKLSALSELLSSGKSSRLNRILVDEKRLVNQIYAYNMETIDPGVFLFLAVCNNGVKAESVEKEIWEIIRKLQNEPVAKAELDKIKINTKADFIYSLESSTSVADLFGSYLARGDLSPLERYEATIESLRPSDIQSVAKTYLIPEKSTTLILRKGQK, encoded by the coding sequence ATGGCATCATCCCTTCCCCGCTACGAAACGCGGACGCTTCCCAACGGACTGCAGGTCGTCGCAATCCCCATGGAAAACGGCACCAACGTCATTTCAACCGATATTTTCTACAAGGTGGGAAGCCGTAACGAAGTGATGGGCAAAACCGGGATCGCCCACATGCTTGAGCACATGAACTTCAAATCGACGAAAAACCTCAAAGCGGGGGAGTTCGACGAAGAGGTCAAAAGCATCGGGGGACTCAACAACGCTTCGACCGGATTCGATTTCACCCATTATTACATCAAGTCAAGCTCCGAGAACCTCCCCAAATCGCTCTCACTGTTTGCCGAACTGATGCAAAACCTCAACCTCAAAGACGACGAGTTCCAGCCCGAGCGGAACGTCGTCGCCGAAGAGCGGCGCTGGCGCACCGACAACAACCCCATGGGGTACCTCTATTTCCGGCTGTTCAACACCGCGTACGTATACCACCCCTACCACTGGACGCCGATCGGCTTTATGAACGACATCCAGACGTGGACGCTTGAGGACATCCGAAGCTTCCACGAAACCTATTATCAGCCTGCCAACGCCATCCTCGTCGTCACCGGCGACATCGAACCCGCCAGAGTCTTTGCGGAAGCCGAGAAACATTTCGGTTCGATCACCAATGCCCGCACCGTCCCGTCGGTCAAAACGGTCGAACCTGCCCAGGACGGGGCCCGCCGCGTCGAAGTGCACAAAGAGAGCGAAGTCGAAATGCTCGCCCTCTCCTTTCCGATCCCCGATTTCCGCCATGCCGACCAACCCAAGCTTTCTGCCTTAAGCGAACTGTTGAGTTCGGGGAAAAGCTCGCGTCTCAACCGTATCCTCGTCGACGAAAAACGGCTGGTCAACCAGATCTACGCCTACAACATGGAAACGATCGATCCGGGCGTTTTTCTTTTCCTCGCCGTCTGCAACAACGGCGTCAAAGCCGAGAGCGTCGAAAAAGAGATCTGGGAGATCATCCGAAAACTCCAGAACGAGCCCGTCGCCAAAGCCGAACTCGACAAGATCAAAATCAACACCAAAGCCGACTTCATCTATTCGCTGGAGAGTTCGACGTCGGTCGCCGATCTCTTCGGAAGCTACCTCGCACGGGGCGATCTTTCCCCGCTGGAGCGCTACGAAGCGACGATCGAATCGCTCCGGCCTTCCGACATCCAGTCGGTCGCCAAAACCTATCTTATACCTGAAAAATCGACCACACTTATTTTGAGAAAAGGGCAGAAATGA
- a CDS encoding ABC transporter transmembrane domain-containing protein codes for MKFNEIYKRYWPYIKGYKFQYTMVLIGILLTVTATAGTAHIMQPLMDNMFIKKEPYMLYFIPALLVGIYVIKSIGRYLQSVYNTHIGLHIVSRLREDLLDKMVRMDMQFLYTNRSGELISRITNDISRIQYFVSTMMPELIRESLTVVALVVYVVYLNATLAFWALFVMPLIIVPLLKITKRLKRLSHRSQEKNADVITRLTEVFNNSEIIKANATEEYEMGRFRDENDRFFKLNMKAVYTGELVSPLMEMIAATGLACVIFVGGQQVYSGAMSVGEFTAFLTAVGLVFQPLRRVSAIYSRIQDAQAASERVFAVFDLENAIQDGDTRLNEPIRDIRFENVTLRFGEKTALRGLNLDIRAGQNIALVGQSGGGKSSLVNLLLRFYDPNEGALYVNGRNLCEYTQHSLRSQIASVSQRVYIFQDTLAANVAYGSEIDEARVKEALSMADALEFAESLPQGIHTMMMEFGSNLSGGQRQRIAIARAIYKHASLLILDEATSALDNESEKRIQKALESYTKDKITITIAHRLSTVEDADAILYFEEGRIIARGTHEELLKSSENYRRLAGKMEE; via the coding sequence GTGAAGTTCAACGAAATCTACAAACGGTACTGGCCCTACATCAAAGGGTACAAATTCCAGTATACGATGGTCCTCATCGGTATTTTGCTCACCGTCACGGCGACGGCGGGGACGGCACACATTATGCAGCCGCTGATGGACAACATGTTCATCAAAAAAGAGCCATACATGCTCTATTTCATCCCCGCCCTGCTGGTCGGGATCTACGTCATCAAATCGATCGGCCGCTACCTGCAGTCGGTCTACAATACCCACATCGGGCTACACATCGTTTCACGCCTCCGCGAAGACCTTCTGGACAAAATGGTGCGGATGGACATGCAGTTTCTCTACACCAACCGCAGCGGGGAACTGATCTCGCGGATTACCAACGACATCTCGCGAATCCAGTACTTCGTTTCGACGATGATGCCCGAACTGATCCGCGAAAGTCTCACCGTCGTCGCGCTCGTCGTCTATGTCGTCTATCTCAACGCGACCCTGGCCTTCTGGGCGCTGTTCGTCATGCCCCTCATCATCGTCCCGTTGCTGAAAATCACAAAGCGGCTCAAACGTCTCTCCCACCGTTCGCAGGAGAAAAACGCCGACGTCATCACCCGGTTGACCGAAGTGTTCAACAACAGCGAGATTATCAAGGCCAACGCGACCGAAGAGTACGAGATGGGGCGTTTCCGCGACGAAAACGACCGTTTTTTCAAACTGAACATGAAAGCGGTCTATACCGGCGAACTCGTCTCCCCGCTGATGGAGATGATCGCCGCGACCGGTCTGGCATGCGTCATCTTCGTAGGGGGTCAGCAGGTCTATTCGGGAGCGATGAGCGTCGGGGAATTTACCGCCTTCCTCACGGCGGTAGGGCTCGTATTCCAGCCGCTTCGCCGGGTCAGCGCGATCTACAGCCGCATCCAGGACGCTCAGGCGGCAAGCGAGCGGGTGTTTGCGGTTTTCGACCTCGAAAACGCGATCCAAGACGGAGATACCCGGCTGAACGAACCGATCCGCGATATCCGTTTTGAGAACGTAACGCTGCGTTTCGGGGAAAAGACGGCTTTGAGGGGGTTGAACCTCGACATCCGCGCGGGGCAGAACATTGCCCTTGTGGGACAAAGCGGCGGGGGAAAAAGTTCGCTTGTCAACCTGCTCCTGCGCTTTTACGACCCGAACGAAGGGGCCCTCTACGTCAACGGCCGGAACCTATGCGAGTACACACAGCATTCGCTGCGTTCGCAGATCGCGTCGGTGTCGCAGAGGGTCTATATTTTCCAGGACACCCTGGCCGCCAACGTCGCCTACGGCAGCGAAATCGACGAAGCACGGGTGAAAGAGGCTCTCAGCATGGCCGACGCCCTCGAATTTGCCGAATCGCTCCCGCAAGGGATCCACACGATGATGATGGAATTCGGATCCAACCTCTCGGGCGGCCAGCGCCAGCGAATCGCGATCGCGCGGGCGATCTACAAACACGCCTCTTTGCTGATCCTCGACGAAGCGACGAGCGCCCTCGACAACGAAAGCGAAAAGCGGATCCAAAAAGCGCTCGAGAGCTATACGAAAGACAAAATCACCATCACGATCGCCCACCGTCTGAGCACCGTCGAAGACGCCGATGCGATCCTCTATTTTGAAGAGGGGCGGATCATTGCCCGCGGTACCCACGAAGAGCTTCTGAAAAGTTCGGAAAACTACCGCCGGCTTGCGGGAAAAATGGAAGAATAA
- a CDS encoding YggS family pyridoxal phosphate-dependent enzyme, whose product MTSLEYKLHFDRIIERIEKARLRVNDHHIVKIVAASKYVDANAIRDLYAIGQRAFGENRVQDLLVKAEALDDLPIEWHFIGTLQKNKINHLLSLNPYLIHSIDSLELARALDERLEREGKTMRALVQVNSAREESKSGFAPEEFPERYAQIAQECPRLKLQGIMTIGAHVDDPALVRKSFETTRSLFDRLSGASVCSMGMSGDFELAIECGSNMVRLGSILFPR is encoded by the coding sequence ATGACCTCTCTGGAATACAAACTTCATTTCGACCGGATCATCGAGCGGATCGAAAAAGCCCGCCTGCGGGTCAACGATCACCACATCGTCAAAATCGTCGCCGCGAGCAAATACGTCGACGCAAACGCCATTCGCGACCTTTACGCGATCGGGCAGAGGGCATTCGGCGAAAACCGCGTGCAGGACCTGCTTGTCAAAGCCGAAGCGCTCGATGACCTGCCGATCGAGTGGCATTTCATCGGCACGTTGCAGAAAAACAAAATCAACCATCTCCTTTCCCTGAATCCCTACCTGATCCATTCGATCGATTCGCTCGAACTGGCCCGTGCCCTCGACGAACGGCTTGAACGGGAAGGGAAAACGATGCGGGCGCTGGTACAGGTCAATTCGGCGCGCGAAGAGAGCAAATCGGGCTTTGCTCCCGAAGAGTTCCCGGAACGGTACGCCCAGATTGCCCAGGAATGCCCCCGTTTGAAACTCCAGGGGATCATGACGATCGGGGCGCACGTCGACGATCCCGCCCTGGTCCGTAAAAGCTTTGAAACGACCCGTTCCCTTTTTGACCGTCTCAGCGGCGCATCGGTCTGTTCGATGGGGATGAGCGGCGACTTCGAACTCGCGATAGAATGCGGTTCCAACATGGTTCGATTGGGATCAATTCTCTTCCCCCGATAA
- a CDS encoding quinone-dependent dihydroorotate dehydrogenase, with protein MFDYESLKPWLFKLQPESAHTLAAVVLRGASFCPPLFNGWTAKHFITHPSLKQELFGRTFLNPVGLAAGFDKNATMFHGVQAMGFGFTEIGTLTPKPQEGNPRPRLWRHIEEESLQNAMGFNNDGLFRISHRLKNIYPFSTPIGVNIGKNKITPEENALRDYTTLIKALHPYADYMVINISSPNTPGLRDLQNEEFITRLFAEAKALTSKPILLKIAPDMSEDQAVALCAHAVESGADGIIATNTTIDYSLVSEPEEIGGLSGEVLRERSFYIFDAIARELFGKTTLISVGGISTPEEAYRRIRAGASLVQLYSALVFKGPEVVEEINSGLIDLIASDGYTSIAEAIGADRR; from the coding sequence ATGTTTGATTACGAATCTTTAAAACCCTGGCTTTTTAAACTTCAACCCGAAAGCGCCCACACGCTTGCGGCCGTCGTCCTCCGCGGCGCCAGCTTCTGTCCCCCTCTTTTCAACGGATGGACCGCCAAACATTTCATCACCCACCCCTCTTTGAAACAGGAACTTTTCGGCCGTACGTTTCTCAATCCCGTCGGACTTGCCGCGGGATTCGACAAAAACGCGACGATGTTCCACGGCGTTCAGGCGATGGGATTCGGTTTCACCGAAATCGGAACCCTTACCCCCAAACCCCAGGAGGGGAACCCCCGCCCGCGGCTGTGGCGCCACATCGAAGAAGAATCGCTTCAAAACGCGATGGGATTCAACAACGACGGCCTCTTCCGCATCAGCCACCGTCTCAAGAACATCTACCCTTTCAGCACCCCCATCGGGGTCAATATCGGCAAAAACAAAATCACTCCCGAAGAGAATGCCCTGCGCGACTATACGACCCTGATCAAGGCGCTCCATCCGTATGCCGATTACATGGTCATCAATATCTCCTCGCCCAACACTCCGGGTCTTCGCGACCTCCAGAACGAAGAGTTCATCACCCGCCTCTTCGCCGAAGCCAAAGCACTGACGTCCAAACCGATTCTCCTCAAAATCGCTCCGGACATGAGCGAAGATCAGGCGGTGGCGCTGTGTGCCCATGCCGTGGAGAGCGGAGCGGACGGGATTATCGCGACCAATACGACGATCGATTATTCCCTCGTCAGCGAACCCGAAGAGATCGGCGGACTCAGCGGTGAAGTGCTGCGCGAGCGCAGTTTTTACATTTTCGACGCGATCGCGCGCGAGCTCTTCGGCAAAACGACCCTGATCAGCGTCGGCGGCATCAGCACCCCCGAGGAGGCGTACCGCCGTATCCGTGCCGGGGCATCGCTCGTACAGCTCTACAGCGCCCTCGTTTTCAAAGGACCCGAAGTGGTCGAAGAGATCAACAGCGGCCTGATCGATCTGATCGCATCCGACGGCTACACCTCGATCGCCGAAGCGATCGGTGCGGACCGGCGATGA
- a CDS encoding enoyl-ACP reductase: MSFQGKTLLISGGTRGIGKAIVYAFAKEGCNVAFTYNSNGSIAQEIADDVEKTYGVKCRGYALNILEPDEYKQVFEQFDADFERLDFFISNAIISGRAVVGGFGPFMRLKPKGLNNIYTATVNAFVVGAQEAAKRMEKTGGGSIISMSSTGNLVYTPNYAGHGTNKAAVEAMVRYAAAELGEKGIRVNAVSGGPIDTDALRAFPNYEEVKAEVVARSPLSRMGEPEDLTGACLFLCGPGASWVTGQTIVVDGGTTFQ, from the coding sequence TTGTCATTCCAAGGAAAAACCCTACTCATCAGCGGCGGAACCCGCGGTATCGGTAAAGCGATCGTCTATGCTTTCGCAAAGGAAGGATGCAACGTAGCGTTCACCTACAATTCGAACGGCTCAATCGCCCAGGAGATCGCCGACGACGTCGAAAAAACCTACGGCGTCAAATGCCGCGGCTACGCCCTCAACATCCTCGAACCCGATGAGTACAAACAGGTTTTTGAACAATTCGACGCCGATTTTGAGCGTCTCGACTTTTTCATCTCCAACGCGATCATCTCCGGCCGCGCCGTCGTCGGAGGCTTCGGGCCGTTCATGCGTCTCAAACCCAAAGGGCTCAACAACATCTATACCGCGACCGTCAACGCCTTCGTTGTCGGAGCGCAGGAAGCGGCCAAACGGATGGAAAAAACGGGCGGCGGCTCGATCATCTCGATGAGCTCGACCGGAAACCTGGTCTACACCCCCAACTACGCCGGACACGGAACCAATAAAGCCGCCGTTGAGGCGATGGTGCGCTACGCGGCCGCCGAACTGGGCGAAAAAGGGATACGCGTCAACGCCGTCAGCGGCGGTCCGATCGACACCGACGCGTTGCGCGCTTTCCCCAACTACGAAGAGGTGAAGGCCGAAGTGGTCGCCCGTTCGCCGCTTTCGCGCATGGGCGAACCCGAAGACCTCACCGGAGCGTGTCTCTTCCTCTGCGGACCGGGCGCTTCGTGGGTAACCGGACAGACCATCGTCGTTGACGGCGGGACCACTTTCCAGTGA